The Candidatus Dadabacteria bacterium genome contains a region encoding:
- a CDS encoding replication initiation protein, with protein sequence MNLAKINEFVKASPAIQIQSKISLLQRRAWNVLLANAYNELPNQEIHHVSMVELAAKLGFDSKNEDYLKEMLRKLRSCEVEWNLLGKDNKQKWGIAGLLASVEIEDGICTYAFAPHLRLKLYNPRVYAKLNLRLQNRFKSQYALVLWELCFDYFDTERDEGETPFIALDTFRELLGIESGEYPAYSIFNRAVIKPAVKEINKETDYHVEVEQKRIGRRVGKLKFRITRVKQLPVQESLFPDIENLPPIAVELVQARIERNIALKIAAQEWDFVNPEKLPLLDTYPDFMGYVAEKIEMSIDAVGVRNRAGYIIKAIRENYEDEQVQKERQLRAEKVQEKELEDLTAEYKTKRNTIIRQAIHTEPELVEAAATRVQSHIVRQRLEAQPSAMAAYQKGGMVTAEINAILEEEYCQELLAPVVAAYEDEKARIMGETV encoded by the coding sequence ATGAACTTAGCGAAAATCAACGAATTTGTCAAAGCGAGTCCAGCGATACAGATTCAGAGTAAAATTTCGTTGCTGCAGCGGCGTGCGTGGAACGTGCTCCTCGCCAACGCCTACAATGAGCTCCCGAATCAGGAGATTCATCACGTCAGCATGGTGGAATTAGCGGCGAAGTTAGGTTTCGATAGCAAGAACGAGGACTACTTGAAAGAGATGTTAAGGAAGCTGCGTTCTTGCGAGGTTGAATGGAATCTGCTGGGCAAAGACAACAAGCAGAAGTGGGGTATAGCGGGTCTATTGGCTTCCGTTGAAATCGAGGATGGCATCTGTACGTATGCTTTTGCGCCGCATCTGCGTCTGAAGTTGTATAACCCGCGCGTCTACGCCAAGTTGAACCTCCGCCTGCAAAACCGGTTTAAGAGCCAGTATGCCTTAGTTTTGTGGGAGTTGTGTTTCGATTACTTTGATACCGAACGCGACGAGGGGGAAACGCCCTTCATTGCGTTGGATACGTTTAGGGAGCTGCTTGGGATCGAAAGCGGTGAGTATCCGGCGTATAGTATATTCAACCGTGCGGTTATCAAACCGGCAGTCAAGGAGATCAATAAAGAGACGGACTATCATGTGGAGGTCGAGCAAAAACGCATTGGTCGGCGGGTCGGTAAATTGAAGTTCCGTATCACACGGGTCAAGCAGTTACCGGTCCAGGAGTCGTTGTTCCCAGATATAGAGAACCTCCCGCCTATTGCGGTTGAGCTTGTCCAAGCGCGGATTGAGCGGAACATTGCCTTGAAGATCGCTGCCCAGGAGTGGGATTTTGTGAACCCTGAAAAGTTGCCACTGCTCGATACGTATCCGGATTTCATGGGGTATGTCGCTGAGAAGATTGAGATGTCGATTGATGCGGTGGGTGTGCGGAATCGTGCGGGGTATATTATTAAGGCGATCCGCGAGAACTATGAGGACGAACAGGTGCAGAAAGAGCGTCAGCTGCGAGCCGAGAAAGTTCAGGAAAAGGAGCTTGAGGACTTGACGGCAGAGTACAAAACCAAGCGAAATACCATCATCCGTCAAGCCATCCACACCGAGCCGGAACTCGTTGAAGCCGCCGCGACGCGTGTCCAATCTCATATCGTCCGTCAACGGCTTGAGGCGCAGCCATCTGCAATGGCGGCATATCAGAAAGGGGGCATGGTGACGGCGGAGATCAACGCCATCCTTGAAGAGGAGTACTGTCAGGAGTTGCTGGCACCGGTTGTTGCAGCGTATGAGGATGAGAAGGCGCGGATTATGGGGGAAACTGTCTGA
- a CDS encoding IS200/IS605 family element transposase accessory protein TnpB, with amino-acid sequence MKTYKYKFGDQSNTIRLGNLLDDMWQVHAYFHKWQDERYRSGLPYANYPAMSAHATDLKRTTHRHWKALPSQAIQEELKRIDAAYVRFFKKLGGKPKIKKRHKFKSFTLKQAGWVLEDNRITLNFRKWDKGKWRHDKVAYTFHKHREFEGNIRRITIKRDACGDYWLCILTDFVESKLLSATGKSVGADFGLKDAYLTLSTGEKKQHPQPLKQSLNKLRSLNKSLSRKVRGSNGWWRCVRHLARLYRKISNQRKDFHWQLASDLCKSFDTIAIETLNLAGMKRLWGRKVSDLGFYQFVEILKYKCQKHGRTLLQVGQWTATTKPCSHCGFHNENLSLNDRQWTCPECGSDHDRDINAAINILRAGIAVT; translated from the coding sequence ATGAAAACGTATAAGTATAAGTTTGGTGATCAGTCGAATACAATCCGTCTTGGCAACCTGCTTGACGATATGTGGCAAGTGCATGCGTATTTCCATAAGTGGCAGGACGAAAGATATAGAAGTGGACTGCCGTATGCGAACTATCCTGCTATGTCTGCTCACGCAACGGATTTGAAACGGACGACACACCGACATTGGAAAGCGTTGCCGAGTCAAGCGATCCAAGAAGAACTCAAACGGATTGACGCTGCGTATGTGCGTTTTTTCAAGAAACTTGGGGGTAAACCGAAAATCAAGAAACGGCATAAGTTCAAATCCTTCACGCTCAAACAAGCGGGTTGGGTTCTTGAAGACAATCGTATTACGTTGAACTTCAGAAAATGGGATAAAGGTAAATGGCGACATGATAAAGTGGCTTATACGTTTCATAAACACCGTGAGTTTGAAGGTAATATCCGTCGTATCACGATCAAGCGCGACGCGTGTGGTGATTATTGGCTTTGTATACTGACTGATTTTGTAGAAAGCAAACTTCTGTCGGCAACAGGTAAAAGCGTTGGGGCAGACTTCGGCTTGAAAGACGCATACTTGACATTGAGCACGGGTGAGAAGAAACAACACCCCCAACCTTTGAAGCAGTCCTTGAACAAACTTCGGTCTCTCAACAAAAGTCTTTCCCGAAAGGTTAGAGGTTCTAACGGTTGGTGGCGGTGTGTGAGACACCTCGCACGCCTGTATCGGAAAATCAGTAACCAACGCAAAGACTTTCATTGGCAATTGGCAAGCGATCTTTGTAAGTCTTTTGATACGATTGCGATTGAAACCTTGAACCTTGCGGGTATGAAACGGCTTTGGGGACGGAAGGTCTCCGATCTTGGGTTCTACCAGTTCGTTGAGATATTGAAATACAAGTGTCAAAAACATGGACGCACCTTGCTCCAAGTGGGTCAATGGACAGCGACAACGAAACCGTGTAGTCATTGTGGCTTTCATAACGAAAATCTTTCTCTAAACGATAGACAGTGGACGTGTCCTGAATGTGGTTCTGACCATGACCGCGACATCAACGCTGCGATAAACATATTGCGGGCAGGGATAGCCGTTACCTAA
- a CDS encoding helix-turn-helix domain-containing protein — MNLRSQQIELNPNNKQSTLMSQHAGYARVAYNFGLSSFKAGLDKDEWRDYRGIKREFNAVKRNKFPWCSELSQNASKNAIHNLGDAVTRWKKGQNKFPVCDSTHTLKRGASAS; from the coding sequence ATGAATTTACGTTCACAGCAGATAGAACTTAACCCGAATAACAAGCAGTCTACGTTGATGTCACAGCATGCTGGCTATGCGCGTGTTGCGTATAACTTCGGCCTGTCGTCTTTTAAAGCAGGACTGGATAAAGACGAATGGCGGGATTACCGAGGAATAAAGCGCGAGTTCAATGCTGTTAAGCGTAATAAGTTTCCTTGGTGTTCAGAGTTATCACAGAACGCGTCCAAGAATGCAATACACAATCTTGGAGACGCTGTTACACGCTGGAAAAAAGGACAAAACAAGTTCCCCGTCTGTGATAGCACCCACACGCTGAAGCGTGGGGCTTCGGCTTCGTAG
- a CDS encoding helix-turn-helix domain-containing protein, protein MKNIDINQIKYLYYDEEKSSIEIAKIFDCSPATIRNWMKKHNLPRRPKKEAHKNQTGPPGIDIDLDELVRLYFEKQLPLAVIGAQKGTSGTTIRSKLLKAGYTLRSDRIRSSKFTDTDVSEMERLYLEEELALQMIAERFKCTAVTVGTQLKKRGIRLRNPKQAQVLRQKKEKAGVEESVKSAKVGKSDSVEKTPLPNSQTSELPNSQTFSKTYTPPKRFGKVFEPIPLIPPEEVTPERILQLRQEDDLTLDDIAAVCSLSTVDVYNILIENGSL, encoded by the coding sequence ATGAAAAATATCGACATCAACCAAATCAAATACCTCTACTATGATGAGGAAAAGAGCAGCATCGAGATCGCAAAGATCTTCGACTGCTCTCCAGCGACCATCCGCAACTGGATGAAAAAGCACAACCTGCCCCGCAGACCCAAAAAAGAAGCGCACAAAAACCAGACGGGCCCACCGGGTATTGACATAGACCTCGATGAACTCGTGCGGCTTTACTTTGAAAAGCAGCTCCCGCTTGCCGTTATCGGCGCACAGAAGGGCACCTCCGGCACGACCATCCGTTCAAAACTTCTGAAAGCTGGCTACACCCTCAGAAGTGATAGAATCCGTTCCTCAAAGTTCACAGACACAGATGTTTCGGAGATGGAACGTCTCTATCTCGAAGAAGAACTTGCACTTCAAATGATCGCGGAACGCTTTAAATGCACTGCAGTTACCGTCGGAACACAACTCAAAAAGCGGGGCATTCGATTGCGGAACCCCAAGCAAGCGCAGGTCCTCCGGCAGAAGAAAGAAAAGGCAGGCGTTGAAGAGTCCGTAAAGTCTGCTAAAGTTGGGAAGTCTGATAGCGTTGAAAAAACGCCGCTTCCCAACTCGCAAACTTCTGAACTTCCGAACTCGCAAACTTTTTCCAAAACCTATACGCCTCCGAAACGATTCGGAAAGGTGTTTGAGCCGATCCCCTTGATACCGCCAGAGGAGGTAACCCCTGAACGTATCCTGCAATTGCGTCAGGAGGACGACCTCACGCTTGACGACATCGCAGCTGTGTGTTCCCTTTCAACGGTGGATGTCTACAATATTTTAATAGAAAACGGGAGTCTTTGA
- a CDS encoding IS200/IS605 family element transposase accessory protein TnpB, whose product MKLTFKYPVYPTKTQARTLFDYFDHLCELQNSARNNRKYAYEEEGRFVSQGEQEKLLTAAREKYDDFRAVPQDFQVSVLKRVDKAFDAFRRRCKEGAEKKGYPRYKTRVRSLTWCLRKHKVKDKATGGFKRVRQNPIIETDFRHNRLKVPKLGEVKIRMHRPFVGDPKEVTLVKKASGWYAHITCELPDTSKVEPTDAVGVDVGTVHYLTTSEGEKEDNPRWYRQAEGLLHKHNQTMARRKKGSQRWQKAVHAIALHHERTANKRKDFIGKLVFKLFHHQKNNVLVTEDLGISNMVKKTHLSKSISDASWGKFFEWAGNIAERDGFHFHSVNPKDTSQTCSACGKKSTKKLSLAIRTFECQFCGTVLDRDHNAALNILFRAACAHRGERWVTNLCEARNLSVDR is encoded by the coding sequence ATGAAATTAACCTTTAAGTACCCTGTGTATCCGACGAAAACACAGGCACGAACATTGTTTGACTACTTTGACCACTTGTGTGAGTTGCAGAATTCTGCCCGCAATAATCGCAAGTATGCCTACGAGGAAGAGGGGCGTTTTGTTTCTCAAGGTGAGCAAGAGAAACTTTTGACAGCAGCGCGTGAGAAATATGACGATTTTCGCGCCGTGCCTCAAGATTTCCAAGTTTCTGTCCTCAAGCGCGTTGACAAAGCCTTTGATGCGTTCCGTCGGCGTTGCAAAGAAGGCGCAGAGAAAAAGGGATACCCTCGCTACAAAACGCGTGTGCGTTCTCTGACGTGGTGCTTGCGAAAACACAAAGTCAAGGATAAAGCGACAGGCGGATTCAAACGTGTCCGCCAAAATCCGATAATAGAAACGGATTTCCGCCATAATCGCTTGAAAGTGCCAAAACTTGGTGAAGTCAAGATACGCATGCACCGTCCCTTTGTCGGTGACCCGAAAGAAGTTACACTCGTCAAGAAAGCGTCTGGCTGGTATGCTCATATTACCTGTGAACTCCCCGATACCTCGAAAGTTGAACCAACAGACGCTGTTGGCGTTGACGTTGGCACTGTGCATTATTTGACGACTTCCGAAGGCGAAAAGGAAGATAACCCCCGCTGGTATCGTCAAGCAGAAGGACTGCTGCACAAGCACAACCAGACGATGGCACGCCGAAAGAAAGGTAGCCAACGTTGGCAGAAAGCCGTGCATGCGATTGCGTTGCACCATGAACGGACGGCTAACAAACGTAAAGACTTTATCGGTAAATTGGTTTTCAAACTTTTCCATCATCAGAAAAATAACGTCCTTGTCACTGAAGACTTGGGCATTTCCAACATGGTAAAGAAAACACACCTCAGCAAGAGCATCAGCGACGCGTCTTGGGGGAAGTTCTTTGAATGGGCTGGAAACATAGCCGAAAGAGACGGTTTCCATTTCCACTCAGTGAATCCCAAAGATACTTCGCAAACTTGCTCTGCCTGCGGTAAGAAGTCAACAAAGAAACTCTCTTTAGCGATACGCACTTTTGAATGTCAGTTTTGTGGCACGGTTTTAGACCGAGACCACAATGCTGCCTTAAACATACTCTTTCGGGCGGCTTGCGCCCATCGTGGAGAGCGTTGGGTTACCAACCTCTGTGAAGCGAGAAACTTATCGGTAGACCGATAG
- the infA gene encoding translation initiation factor IF-1, whose protein sequence is MRLYQRAIVTQVLKGGTFRCYLQDNENHEVNAYPCGNMRRHRIFLCAGDEVTLELSPYDLRRGRVVWRQPVQ, encoded by the coding sequence ATGAGACTCTACCAACGCGCCATCGTCACCCAAGTCCTCAAGGGCGGGACGTTCCGATGCTACCTACAAGACAACGAGAACCACGAAGTCAACGCCTATCCCTGCGGGAACATGCGCAGACACCGGATTTTCCTCTGCGCGGGTGATGAAGTCACCCTCGAACTCAGTCCCTACGATCTTAGAAGGGGAAGGGTCGTTTGGCGACAACCCGTTCAATAA
- a CDS encoding ParA family protein, producing MKTLAILSRKGGTGKTTLATHLSVAAERAGHTTALIDLDPQSSAAKWRDNREGDTPAVISTHSERLQHILKLAEDNGATFAILDTAPHTEVAALEAARASDMALMPCRPSLLDLQAIGSTIDVAQLARVPAHIVFNAVPPRGDLTEQARQAVEIYDVPCAPCEIGHRIGFVHAYNAGLTVQEFEPKSKASDEISALYTYIAKEMGV from the coding sequence ATGAAGACACTTGCAATCTTGAGCAGAAAAGGCGGAACCGGCAAAACAACCCTCGCAACGCATCTGTCCGTTGCCGCGGAACGTGCCGGACACACGACCGCCCTCATAGACTTAGACCCACAGTCTTCCGCGGCGAAATGGCGCGACAACCGCGAAGGCGATACACCCGCAGTCATCTCGACACACTCGGAACGCTTACAACACATCCTGAAACTCGCCGAGGATAACGGCGCAACCTTCGCGATTCTGGATACCGCACCGCATACCGAAGTCGCAGCCCTCGAAGCGGCGCGGGCTTCCGATATGGCGCTAATGCCCTGTAGACCCTCACTCCTTGATCTACAGGCGATCGGCTCCACCATCGATGTCGCCCAACTCGCCAGAGTGCCGGCACACATCGTTTTCAACGCTGTGCCACCCCGCGGCGATCTCACTGAACAAGCGCGGCAAGCCGTAGAGATATATGATGTCCCGTGCGCACCCTGCGAGATCGGACACCGAATCGGGTTCGTCCATGCCTATAACGCGGGGCTGACTGTCCAAGAGTTTGAACCGAAGAGTAAAGCCAGCGATGAAATCAGCGCACTTTACACATACATCGCCAAAGAGATGGGAGTTTAA